From Trichomycterus rosablanca isolate fTriRos1 chromosome 18, fTriRos1.hap1, whole genome shotgun sequence, the proteins below share one genomic window:
- the hmgcs1 gene encoding hydroxymethylglutaryl-CoA synthase, cytoplasmic, which produces MPVSLFTMPGSLPTNYEACWPQDVGIIAMEVYIPSQYVDQAELEEFDGVGAGKYTIGLGQARMGFCSDREDINSLCLTVVQRLMERNCLSYDSVGRLEVGTETIIDKSKSVKTVLMQLFEESGNTDVEGIDTTNACYGGTAALFNAVNWVESSSWDGRYALVVAGDIAVYATGSARPTGGAGAVAMLVGPNAPLCFERGIRGTHMQHAYDFYKPDMVSEYPVVDGKLSIQCYLSALDRCYSVYRKKIQAQWQREGLERHFTLDDFGYMVFHSPYCKLVQKSLARLLLNDFLSHPNPDTESGPFNGLEAFRDVKAEDTYFDRDVEKAFMKASAEMFEQKTKASLLVSNQNGNMYTPSVYGCLASVLAQYTPQQLAGQRIGVFSYGSGFAASLYSVKVTQDATPGSALDKLVSSLSDLQARLDSRRKVSPAVFADNMKLREETHHLANYVPHGSVEELFPGTWYLTRVDEKHRRYYASRSLDDDRPLEAGLNASVTASEHIPSPVKKMPRLPASTALPEAVAVSNGDH; this is translated from the exons ATGCCTGTAAG TCTGTTTACAATGCCTGGGTCTCTACCTACCAATTATGAAGCCTGTTGGCCCCAAGATGTCGGCATCATTGCTATGGAGGTCTACATTCCCTCTCAATACGTCGATCAGGCAGAACTGGAGGAGTTTGATGGTGTCGGAGCTGGGAAATACACTATTGGTCTTGGCCAGGCGCGTATGGGTTTCTGCTCAGACCGGGAGGACATTAACTCTCTGTGCCTGACTGTTGTGCAGCGGCTTATGGAAAGAAACTGTCTATCGTATGACAGTGTGGGAAGATTGGAGGTGGGTACAGAGACCATCATTGACAAGTCCAAGTCTGTAAAGACTGTTTTAATGCAGCTGTTCGAGGAGTCAGGAAATACAGACGTCGAGGGCATCGATACAACTAATGCATGCTATGGTGGCACCGCTGCTCTGTTCAATGCTGTCAACTGGGTGGAGTCCAGCTCCTGGGATG GTCGCTATGCCCTGGTTGTGGCTGGAGATATTGCAGTGTATGCTACAGGAAGTGCCAGGCCTACAGGAGGGGCCGGAGCAGTGGCCATGTTAGTAGGGCCCAATGCTCCTCTGTGCTTTGAACGAG GTATACGAGGTACCCACATGCAGCATGCCTATGATTTCTATAAGCCTGATATGGTGTCCGAGTATCCTGTAGTGGACGGCAAACTGTCCATCCAGTGTTACCTCAGCGCATTAGACAGATGTTACTCAGTCTACCGAAAAAAGATTCAAGCACAGTGGCAGCGAG AGGGTCTTGAGAGACATTTCACTCTGGATGACTTCGGCTACATGGTCTTTCATTCTCCCTACTGCAAACTGGTCCAGAAATCCTTGGCTCGCCTTCTGCTCAACGACTTCCTGTCTCACCCCAACCCTGACACAGAAAGCGGGCCATTTAATGGTCTAGAAGCCTTCAG GGATGTGAAAGCTGAGGACACTTATTTTGACCGTGATGTGGAAAAAGCTTTTATGAAAGCCAGTGCTGAGATGTTTGAGCAGAAAACAAAGGCCTCCCTTCTCGTCTCCAACCAGAATGGCAATATGTACACACCGTCTGTGTATGGCTGCTTGGCTTCCGTTCTAGCACA ATATACACCTCAGCAGCTGGCAGGTCAAAGAATCGGAGTGTTTTCTTATGGCTCAGGGTTCGCTGCTTCTCTCTACTCGGTCAAAGTCACACAGGATGCTACACCTG GATCTGCACTGGATAAACTTGTCTCCAGTCTGTCAGATTTGCAGGCTCGACTGGACTCCAGGAGGAAAGTTTCACCTGCTGTCTTTGCAGATAACATGAAGCTTAGAGAGGAGACGCATCACTTGG CAAACTACGTCCCCCATGGCTCGGTGGAAGAGCTGTTTCCAGGAACATGGTACCTGACTCGTGTGGACGAGAAACATCGCAGGTATTATGCAAGCCGTTCCCTGGATGACGACAGACCCTTAGAGGCAGGACTTAATGCTTCCGTTACTGCATCCGAG CACATTCCCAGCCCAGTAAAGAAAATGCCTCGCCTCCCAGCCAGCACTGCTCTACCTGAGGCTGTTGCCGTGAGCAACGGAGATCACTGA